The segment GATCGCCGCCGTACGGGCCGCGGTCGCCGGTGACGCCTATCTCTCCCCCGGGGCCACCCGGCATGTGATCGACCAGCTGGCGACGGGCCGGGCGGTCGGCCGGGCCGAGCAGGCCCGGGCGCGGATCGCCCAGTTGAGCGCGCGGGAGCGGGATGTTCTGGGACTGCTCGGTGAGGGGCTCTCCAACGCCGACGCGGGCAGACGGCTGCATATGAGCGAGGCCACGGTGAAGACCTACGTCAGCCGGATCCTGGCGAAGCTGGAGTGCGAGAACCGGGTGCAGGCGGCGCTGCTGGCACGGGACGCGGGGCTCGGACCTCAGGAGTGACGCCGGTCCGGTGAAGGCCGGCCGGCTGGTGCGGCGGTGTTTCACGTGAAACACCGCCGCACCGGTTCTTCTCTGCTTCTTCTCTGCCGGATGCCGACGGAGACCGGGGCGGGTTGCCCCCGACCGGGTCTGGGGACGTTGGGAGTTTCTTTTGGATCAGGCCGGATCAGTGAGCGGGGTCTGGTGCCGTGGATCGCAAGGCGGAGGAAGGAGTCCACGCGGAGCGTTGGCGACTGACGACAACGCGGCGAGGCGCGGTGCCAGGGCACGCGAGCCCGGCAAGATCCGAAAGAGACGACCTAGGGGACCTGGGCGGTACGGTCGGGGCGCCGGGGGACGGATCCCGGCCGAGGATTCCGGTGCGGGGCGCGGTACGGAGCGGCGGAGGCGGCGCGATGGGCGGGGCTGAGACGGTGACGGCGGAGACGACGGCGGGAGTGCCCACGGTGGGAGGGGCGCGAAGAGCGGCAGAGGCGTTCCCGGGCGGTGCCGTGCGGGACGACGGTCCGCGGATCCCGGCCGTGCCCGGGTTCGCCCCGCGCGGCGGGACGGCCGGCGGGGCGGACACCGGGCCGAAGCAGGCGGGGAAGGCGCTGCGTGACCGGGTGCCGCGGTCCTCCCATGCCGCACTGGTCCTGCCCGCGGGCCGCCCCGACGCGGTCGCGGCCGTGGAGGAGTCGAGCCTGGGCCGGGTGCCGGAGCTGACGCCGATCCGGGTGGGGCGGATGGCCGCATCGCCGTTCGCCTTCCTGCGGGGCGCGGCCGGGCTGATGGCCCACGATCTGGTGGGCACGCCGGTGACGGGTGTGAGCGCCCAGGTGTGCGGTGACGCCCATGCGGCCAACTTCGGGCTGTACGGGGACGCACTGGGCAAGCTGGTGATGGACCTCAACGACTTCGACGAGACCGTGCCCGGGCCCTGGGAGTGGGATCTGAAGCGGCTGGCCGCCTCCCTGGTGCTGGCGGGGCGGGCCGCCGGTGCGGACGAGACGGTCTGCCGCAGCGCGGCCTTCGACGCCGTGGGCGCCTACCGGCGAACCCTGCGGCTGCTGGCGAAGCTGCCCGCCCTGGACGCGTGGAACGCGATCGCGGACGAGGAACTGGTCTCGCACACCGCCGCCCGGGATCTCGTGGGCACGCTGGAGCGGGTGTCGGAGAAGGCCCGCAACAACACCAGTGCCCGTTTCGCGGCGAAGTCGACGGAGGGTGCCACGGAGGCCGAGGGCGGCGGACGGCGGTTCGTCGATGCCGCCCCGGTGCTGCGCCGGGTGCCGGACGCGGAGGCCGCGGCGGTCGCCGGTGCGCTGGCGGAGTATCTGACGACGGTGGCGCCGGACCGGCGACCGCTGCTGGCGCGGTACGCGATCCACGATGTGGCGTTCCGGGTGGTGGGTACGGGCAGTGTGGGTACCCGCTCGTATGTGGTGCTGCTGCTGGACCACCGCGGTGACGCGCTGGTGCTCCAGGTGAAGGAGGCCCGGCCGTCGGCGCTGCTGCCGTATCTGCCGGCCGCCGGGTTCCGGGTGCCGGAGGCGGAGCACGAGGGGCGGCGGGTCGTGCTGGGGCAGAAGCGGATGCAGGTGGTCAGCGACCAGTTGCTGGGCTGGACCACGGTCGGTGGACGGCCGTTCCAGGTGCGGCAGTTCCGGAACCGCAAGGGCAGCGTCGATCCGGCCGAGCTCTCGCCCGATCAGCTCGACGACTACGGCCGGATGACGGGCGCACTGCTGGCGCGGGCCCATACGCACAGCGCCGACCCCCGGCTGCTCGCCGGGTACTGCGGCCGCAGCGAGGAGCTGGACGAGGCGGTGGCCGCGTTCGCGGTGCTGTACGCGGACCGTACGGAGGCGGATCACGCGGCTCTGGTGGCGGCGGTCAGGGGCGGACGTATCGCGGCTGAGCAGGGAGTGTGACGGGAGGGGGCGGTGCGCCCGTAGGCTGGGCGGGTGACCCAGGAAGCGCCCGGCGGGCCGGTGGCCCGTAACGCCGACCAGAACGCCGCCGAGAACCCCGACGAGAGCTCTGCCCGGAACCCTGACCGGGACACGGCTCTGAGCGGGGGCGGGAGCGAGTCTCCGGACGACGGCTCCGGCGCGGTGGTGGCCGAGTCCGCCGAGCGGCCGGAGGCGCGGCTGGAGAGGGCCGTGCGCGCCGCCGAGCAGGCGCTGATCGAGTTCGAGATCGCGGTGGAGACGTTCCGGGTGGAGGTGGAGAACTTCTCCCGGCTGCACCACCAGAAGCTCGGGCCCATGTACACGCGGCTGGACGAGCTGGAGGCACAGATCGCGGAGGCCCGGGCGGCGCGTACGGGCGACCCGGAGGATCTGCGCAGGGCACAGGAGGCCCGGGCGGCGGTTCTGCCGATGCCGGGTGTGGACGAGCTGTTCCACGGCTGGATGGACGACGGCGGAATGTCCCCCGAGGCCGTGGCGATGCTGACCGGCCGGCAGGTGCGGGCACCGCAGCGGGTACGGCCGAGCGAGGAGGCCCGGCGCCTCTACCGCGAGCTGGCCCGTAAGGCGCATCCGGATCTGGCGCAGGAGGAGACGGAGCGGGCCCGCCGCGAGGAGTTCCTGACCCGGGTGAACGCCGCCTATGCGCTGGGCGACACCGAGTTGCTGCGGGAGCTGATCGCCGAATGGGACGCCGGTCCCCTGCCCGCCGGGGCGGGTCCGGGTGCGGCCGAGGAGCTGTACGCCCGGCTGGAGTGGCTGGCCGAGCGCAAGGAGCTGCTGGTGGTGATCGCCCGGGAGCTGGAGGAGGGCGCCATCGGGTCGATGCTGCGGATGGCTCCGGACGATCCCGACCGGTTGCTGGACGAGATCGCCGAGCAGTTGCTGGCCCGGGTCGCCGAGCGGGAGCGGGAGCTGGCCGCGCTCCTGGGCTAGGGTTTTTTGGGGTTTTGGTCGGACCGGGCCGGAGTCCGGCCCGTTGCGTACGAGAAGAGGCTTGACCCATGAATTTCGCCGCACTGCCTACGGTGGCCGTCGCCGAAGTGCCGGCCGACGGGCTGATGCTGGATGTCCGGGAGGCCGACGAATGGCAGGCAGGCCATGTCGAGGGGGCGCTGCACGTGCCGATGAGCGGTTTTGTGGCGCGCTTCGGTGAGGTGACCCAGGCGGCCGAGGACGGTCGGCGCGTCTATGTGATGTGCCGGTCGGGCGGACGGTCGGCGCAGGTCACCGCCTATCTGGTTCAGCAGGGCATCGACGCGGCGAACATCGACGGCGGAATGTTCGCCTGGGAGGCCGCGGGACGCCCGATGGTGACGGACGACGGCGGCCCGGCGATCGTGGTCTGACCCCGGGCCCTCTCCCGGACCGGACCGGGTGCGGTCAAGGCCGGGTCGGTCCGGGTCGGCGCCCGGCAGGATCCGGAAGAGAGCCCCGGGCGGGGTGGACCGGCCAGCGCGGCCGGTCTCGGTGTGCCCGGGTGGATGCGGGCCGCCGCGGCGGGCGTCAGCCGAGGGGGTGGGCGGCCAGCAGATCGCCGATGGCTTCCTCATGGGCGGCGGCGGGGCCCAGGGACAGTTCGAGCTGTTTGGCCCAGGCGTGGTAGCGGTGGAGGGCGTATTCCGTGTCCGCGCCGAAGCCACCGTGCAGATGCTGGGCCGTCTGGACCACCCGGCGTACGCCCTCGGAGGCCCAGACCTTCGCCACGGCGACATCCCCGGCGACCGGCAGCGGGCCGCCGGCCCCGGCACCGTCCCGGGCGGGTGCGAGCCGCCAGGCGGCCTGCAGGAGCGTGGCCTCCATCGCCCGCAGATCGACGAAGCGATCGGCGGCCTGGACGGCGACCGCCTGGAACGTGGCCACGGGGAAGCCGAACTGCTCGCGCTGTGCGGTGTACGCGGCGGTCATCGTCAGGACGCGCTCGCCGACACCGAGCGCCAGCGCGCAGACGCCGGTGGTGAGCAGCAGCCTCAGCCACTCCCAGGCCTCGCCGTCGTCGATGATCCGCGCGGCCGGTACACGCACGGAGTCGAGGGTCACCTCCGCATATCGCTCGCCGTTGGTGGAGAACTGCTCGGCGAGGCCGACGCCCCGCTGCCCCGGCTCGACCAGGGCGAGAACGGAGCGGCCGTCGGCACTGTGCGCGGGGACCGCGATCAGATCGGCGGAGTGGCCCCAGGGCACGGCCGTCTGGACGCCGTCGAGGATCCGGTCCGGCTCCGGGCCGGCCCCGCCGTCGGCCGTCTTCTCCGCGATGACGGCCAGTTCGGCGGGATCGTGGCCGGTACGGCCGCTCGACGCGGCGGTGAGGACGCATTCGCCGCGGCCCACCCGGGGCAGGAGTTCCGCCCGCAGTCCGGCGCCGCCGTATCGTTCCACGGCCATGGCGACCGCGCAGGTCTCCAGCAGGGGCACCCGGGCGAGCACCTTCGCGGACTCACGCAGCACCAGGCAGAGCGCGACGGGGTCGGGGCCCGCGCCGCCGTACTCGTCCGACAGGACCAGACTCAGCAGATCGGCGGACGCGAGCGCGGACCACAGGGGGCGGTCGAAACCGTCGGCGACCGCGCCCGGAACGAGTGCCGGGCTCGGCACACCGTCCGGGGCGACCTTCGAGAACACCGCCTTCGCCGCCTCCACGGCCGCCTGCTGCTCCTCGGTGAAGGTGAAGTCCACAGCCCTGCCCTCCCGCGCACCCGGGGCGGACCCCGGCGACCGTATCTGACGGACCGTCAAGATAGAGCAGTGGCCCGGAAATGACCACAGGACGGGCCGGGGTGGCGGGGGCGGTGGCCGGGGTCAGCGGTCGAAGTCCAGCTCCACCTCCGGTGTCATCGGGTGGGACTGGCACGCCAGCACATAGCCCGCTTCCGTCTCCTCCGGCTCCAGGGCGAAGTTCCGGTCCATCCGGACCTCGCCGGAGACCAGAAACGCCCGGCAGGTTCCGCAGACGCCGCCCTTGCAGGCATAGGGAGCGTCCGCGCGGCTTCGCAGCACCGTCTCCAGGAGTGACTCCCGCTCCTGGACGGCCCACTGGCCCGAGCGGCCGTGCAGGGTGGCCGTGAGCACGGCCCGGTCCGGGGCGGACGGCGGGGCGGGCGCGGGCGCCGAGCCGTCGTCGACATGGAAGATCTCCTGGTGGATCCGGGACCGGTCGACCCCGAGTCCGCGCAGCGCCTGCTCGGTCGCGGACACCAGACCCAGGGGCCCGCACAGGAACCAGCCCGCCACCTCGGGCACCGGCAGCAGCGCGGGCAGCAGGGCCGTCAGCCGCTCGCGGTCCAGCCGCCCGGACGGCAGTCCGGCGGACTGCTCTTCCCGGGAGAGGGCGGTGACCAGGTGGAAGCGGTCCGGGTAGCGGTCCTTGAGGTCGGCGACCTCGTCGAGGAACATCGTCGAGGCGACGGTCCGGTCACTGCGCACCAGACAGAAGCGGGCTTCCTGCTCCCGGGCGAGCAGGGTGGCGATCATCGAGAGCACCGGGGTGATGCCGCTGCCGCCGACGACCGCCGCGAAGTGGCCGGGGCGGGGGACCAGCCGGAACCGGCCCATCGGGGGCATCACCTCGACCAGTTCACCGACGGCCAGCTCCTTCAGGGCCCAGGTGGAGAACGCGCCGCCGTCGACCAGCCGGATGCCCACCCGGAGCACGGGCGCGGCCGACCCCTCCCCGCCGGCCGCCGGGGTGCAGATCGAGTACGTCCGTCGGATCTCCTCGCCGCCGATCACCCGGCGCAGGGCGAGATGCTGACCCGGGGTGTGCCGGAAGTCGCCGGTCAGTTCGGGCGGTACCTCGAAGGTGACGGCGACCGAGTCGTCCGTGAGCCGTTCGACCTCGCTGACCCGGAGCGGATGGAACATCTACAACTCCTTGAAGTGGTCGAAGGGTTCACGGCAGGAGACACAGCGGCGCAGGGCCTTGCAGGCGGTGGAGGAGAATCTGCTGAGCAGCTCCGTCTCCGTCGAACCGCACTGCGGGCAGCGGACGGAGAGCCCCAGCGGGACCGGCCCCGACACCGCGTGGGGGCGGGGTGGGGCGATGCCCGACTCGGCCAGCTTGCGCCGTCCTTCGGCGGTGATGTCGTCCGTCGACCAGGCGGGGGAGAGCACGGTGACGACCGAGACCTCCGTCATTCCGTGGCCGCGCAGGGCCCGCTCGATATCGGCGCTCATCGTCTCGACGGCGGGGCAGCCCGTGTACGTCGGGGTGAGGGCCACCTCCACCCGGCCGGGGCCGAGGATCTGGACGTCGCGCAGCACTCCGAGCTCGGCCAGCGTCAGCACCGGAAGCTCCGGATCGGGCACCGCTCCGGCGATCAGGCGCAGCTCCGCTTCCAGACCGGAATCGCCCGCCGGGTCGGGCGCCGGCACCGGCCGGCGAACCGTGTCACTCACCATGACGCCCCCGGGTGGCTGCGGTGGAGGTGCTGCATCTCGGCGATCATCCGGCCGAAGGGCTCGGTGTGGATGCCCTGGCGGCCCGCGCCCGCCGTCCAGCCGCCGGACCGGGGGCCTTCGGGAACGGCCAGCGTCGCCCGGGTCATCACATCGGTCACGGACGCCAGCCAGTCGGCCTCCAGCGCCGCCCCGTCGACAGCGGTCCCGGCGGCGGCCGGGCCCATCAGGCCGGGGAAGGGCCGGAACGGCTCGCCGGTGAACCGCCACAGGCCCTCGCAGGCCCGCTGCGTCCGGCGCCGGCTCTCGTCGGTGCCGTCGCCCAGCCGGAGCGTCCACTGCTCGGCGTGGTCCCGGTGGTAGGCGACCTCTTTGACCGCCTTGGCCGCAAGGGCGGTGAAGGGGCCGTCCACCGCCGCCAGCCGCGCGTACAGCAGATGCTGGTAGGTGGAGAAGAACAGCTGCCGGACGATCGTGTGCGCGAAGTCGCCGTTCGGCTGCTCGACCAGCTGGAGATTGCGGAAGGCCCGCTCCTCCCGGAGATACGCCAGCTCGTCCTCGTCGCCGACGAGGGAGAGCAGCACCCGGGCCTGGCCCAGCAGGTCGAGGGCGATATTGGCCAGGGCGACCTCCTCCTCCAGCACCGGGGCACGGCCCGCCCACTCCCCCAGCCGGTGCGACAGCACCAGCGCGTCGTCGCCGAGGGCGAGGGCCGCGTCGCGCGGCGGGCCTTCGCCGGGCGCCCGGCGGGCTCCTTCCGCGGTGGCCGTCACAGGTGCTTCACCCCCTCGGGGATCTCGTAGAACGTCGGATGGCGGTAGGGCTTGTCGGCGGAGGGTTCGAAGAAGGGGTCCCTCTCGTCCGGCGAGGAGGCGGTGACGGCGGTCGAGGGCACGACCCAGATCGACACGCCCTCGCCTCGCCGGGTGTACAGATCGCGGGCATTGCGCAGCGCCAGCTCCGCGTCTGGTGCGTGCAGGCTGCCGGCGTGGGTGTGCGAGAGGCCGCGCCGGGAACGGACGAAGACCTCCCACAGGGGCCAGTCCTTCGCATGGCTCATGCCGTCGCCTCCCGGGGGCCCGTGCCGTCCTGGTCCGTGCTCGTGCCGTTCTGGTCCGTGCCCGTGGTGCCCCGGTCTGTGCCGGTGGTGCCCAGGTCCGTGCTTGTGGTGTCCGCCGGGGAAGGGGTGGCGGCCGAGTGCTTCGCGGCATGGGCCGCGGCGGCGTCCCGGACCCAGGCGCCGTCCTCATGGGCCCGGCGGCGCTGGTCCAGCCGCTGTTCGTTGCACGGGCCGTCGCCCCGGAGGACGGCCTGGAACTCCGCCCAGTCGATCGCGCCGAAGTCGTAGTGCCCGCGCTCTTCGTTCCACCGGAGGGCGGGGTCGGGGAGGGTCAGGCCGAGGCTCTCGGCCTGGGGGACGCAGATGTCCACGAACCGCCGGCGCAGCTCGTCGTTCGAATGGCGTTTGATCTTCCAGGCCATGGACTGCGCGGAGTGCGCCGACTCGTCGTCGGGCGGGCCGAACATCATCAGCGACGGCCACCACCAGCGGTCCACCGCGTCCTGTGCCATCGCGCGCTGGGCGGGGGTGCCGCGCGAGAGGCTCAGGAGCAGTTCGTACCCCTGGCGCTGGTGGAAGGACTCCTCCTTGCAGATCCGGACCATCGCACGGGCGTACGGACCGTAGGAGCAGCGGCAGAGCGGCACCTGGTTCGTGATCGCGGCGCCGTCGACCAGCCAGCCGATGGCACCCACGTCGGCCCAGGTCAGCGTCGGGTAGTTGAAGATCGACGAATAGCGCTGACGGCCGGAGTGGAGTTTGTCGAGCAGCTCGTCACGGCCGACTCCCAGGGTCTCCGCCGCGCTGTACAGATACAGGCCGTGGCCCGCTTCGTCCTGCACTTTGGCCATCAGGATCGCCTTGCGGCGCAGGGAGGGCGCACGGGTGATCCAGTTGGCCTCGGGCTGCATTCCGATGATTTCCGAGTGCGCGTGCTGGGCCATCTGACGGATCAGGGTCGTCCGGTACGCCTCGGGCATCCAGTCGCGCGGCTCGATGCGCTCGTCCGCCGCCACGGTCGCGTCGAAGACCTCCTGAGGGGAGCCGCCGGGGGCGAGCGGCCCGCGCGGACCGGCACCGTCGCCGGGCGCCGACCCGTACATCTCCGGCTTATCCGCCGTCACTGACGTCATCCGAACCCCCTACCGACCGATCGTTCGGTTCACTGACTTCAATGGTGAGTCGGCGGCCCTTAAGGTGTCAACCCTGTGGATAACCGAGCTGGGACCGGCGGGATCGGGGCGGGATGGACTCCTACGAGCACGAGGGCGCACAGAGATCGGGCGGCCGTCGGCCGGACTCACCGCCGGACACCGCGCCGGCACCGTCCGACGACCGGGCCGGACGCGCCTTTGACCAGCCGGGACGGGAAAACGACCCGGCCGGTGCGGAGGCCGCGGCCGATGCCCCCGATGGAGTGACGGCCTCGCCTGCCGCGAAGGCTCCTCCTGTTGACCCGGCCGACCCGGCCGACCCGGCCGACCCCGCGGAACCCGCCGACCCCGCGGATCCGGCCCGCTCCGGTGGGACCGGTGGGACCGGTGGGATCGCCGAGGCGCCGCCGGCCCCCGGGACTGTTGGGGAGGCCGAGGGGCCGCCCGTATCCGGGATCGCCGCGCTGTCCCTCCCGTACCAGATCACCGCCGCCGTCGTCCTCGGGCTCGTCGCCCTGGTCGCCGGGGTGCATCTGCTGTTCGTCTTTCTGCACGTCGCCCCGTCCAACACCGCGAGCAAGCAGTACGACAAAAGGATCGACGCCTGGGTCTATCCCGAGTTCGAGCAGAACTGGAAGCTCTTCGCGCCCAATCCGCTCCAGCAGAACATCAGGATCCAGGTGAAGGCGGAGCTGTCGACCGCCGACGGCGGCAAGAAGACCACGGAGTGGATCGACCTGAGCGCCGATGACGCCGCCGCGATCCGCGGCAATCTCGTGCCCGGCCACACCCTGCAGAATTTGCTCCGCCGTTCCTGGGACTTCTACACGGGCTGGCACGACAACCA is part of the Streptomyces qinzhouensis genome and harbors:
- a CDS encoding DUF2252 domain-containing protein; protein product: MGGAETVTAETTAGVPTVGGARRAAEAFPGGAVRDDGPRIPAVPGFAPRGGTAGGADTGPKQAGKALRDRVPRSSHAALVLPAGRPDAVAAVEESSLGRVPELTPIRVGRMAASPFAFLRGAAGLMAHDLVGTPVTGVSAQVCGDAHAANFGLYGDALGKLVMDLNDFDETVPGPWEWDLKRLAASLVLAGRAAGADETVCRSAAFDAVGAYRRTLRLLAKLPALDAWNAIADEELVSHTAARDLVGTLERVSEKARNNTSARFAAKSTEGATEAEGGGRRFVDAAPVLRRVPDAEAAAVAGALAEYLTTVAPDRRPLLARYAIHDVAFRVVGTGSVGTRSYVVLLLDHRGDALVLQVKEARPSALLPYLPAAGFRVPEAEHEGRRVVLGQKRMQVVSDQLLGWTTVGGRPFQVRQFRNRKGSVDPAELSPDQLDDYGRMTGALLARAHTHSADPRLLAGYCGRSEELDEAVAAFAVLYADRTEADHAALVAAVRGGRIAAEQGV
- a CDS encoding rhodanese-like domain-containing protein → MNFAALPTVAVAEVPADGLMLDVREADEWQAGHVEGALHVPMSGFVARFGEVTQAAEDGRRVYVMCRSGGRSAQVTAYLVQQGIDAANIDGGMFAWEAAGRPMVTDDGGPAIVV
- a CDS encoding acyl-CoA dehydrogenase family protein; translated protein: MDFTFTEEQQAAVEAAKAVFSKVAPDGVPSPALVPGAVADGFDRPLWSALASADLLSLVLSDEYGGAGPDPVALCLVLRESAKVLARVPLLETCAVAMAVERYGGAGLRAELLPRVGRGECVLTAASSGRTGHDPAELAVIAEKTADGGAGPEPDRILDGVQTAVPWGHSADLIAVPAHSADGRSVLALVEPGQRGVGLAEQFSTNGERYAEVTLDSVRVPAARIIDDGEAWEWLRLLLTTGVCALALGVGERVLTMTAAYTAQREQFGFPVATFQAVAVQAADRFVDLRAMEATLLQAAWRLAPARDGAGAGGPLPVAGDVAVAKVWASEGVRRVVQTAQHLHGGFGADTEYALHRYHAWAKQLELSLGPAAAHEEAIGDLLAAHPLG
- a CDS encoding 2Fe-2S iron-sulfur cluster-binding protein, encoding MFHPLRVSEVERLTDDSVAVTFEVPPELTGDFRHTPGQHLALRRVIGGEEIRRTYSICTPAAGGEGSAAPVLRVGIRLVDGGAFSTWALKELAVGELVEVMPPMGRFRLVPRPGHFAAVVGGSGITPVLSMIATLLAREQEARFCLVRSDRTVASTMFLDEVADLKDRYPDRFHLVTALSREEQSAGLPSGRLDRERLTALLPALLPVPEVAGWFLCGPLGLVSATEQALRGLGVDRSRIHQEIFHVDDGSAPAPAPPSAPDRAVLTATLHGRSGQWAVQERESLLETVLRSRADAPYACKGGVCGTCRAFLVSGEVRMDRNFALEPEETEAGYVLACQSHPMTPEVELDFDR
- the paaD gene encoding 1,2-phenylacetyl-CoA epoxidase subunit PaaD, producing MVSDTVRRPVPAPDPAGDSGLEAELRLIAGAVPDPELPVLTLAELGVLRDVQILGPGRVEVALTPTYTGCPAVETMSADIERALRGHGMTEVSVVTVLSPAWSTDDITAEGRRKLAESGIAPPRPHAVSGPVPLGLSVRCPQCGSTETELLSRFSSTACKALRRCVSCREPFDHFKEL
- the paaC gene encoding 1,2-phenylacetyl-CoA epoxidase subunit PaaC; the encoded protein is MTATAEGARRAPGEGPPRDAALALGDDALVLSHRLGEWAGRAPVLEEEVALANIALDLLGQARVLLSLVGDEDELAYLREERAFRNLQLVEQPNGDFAHTIVRQLFFSTYQHLLYARLAAVDGPFTALAAKAVKEVAYHRDHAEQWTLRLGDGTDESRRRTQRACEGLWRFTGEPFRPFPGLMGPAAAGTAVDGAALEADWLASVTDVMTRATLAVPEGPRSGGWTAGAGRQGIHTEPFGRMIAEMQHLHRSHPGASW
- the paaB gene encoding 1,2-phenylacetyl-CoA epoxidase subunit PaaB, whose translation is MSHAKDWPLWEVFVRSRRGLSHTHAGSLHAPDAELALRNARDLYTRRGEGVSIWVVPSTAVTASSPDERDPFFEPSADKPYRHPTFYEIPEGVKHL
- the paaA gene encoding 1,2-phenylacetyl-CoA epoxidase subunit PaaA is translated as MTSVTADKPEMYGSAPGDGAGPRGPLAPGGSPQEVFDATVAADERIEPRDWMPEAYRTTLIRQMAQHAHSEIIGMQPEANWITRAPSLRRKAILMAKVQDEAGHGLYLYSAAETLGVGRDELLDKLHSGRQRYSSIFNYPTLTWADVGAIGWLVDGAAITNQVPLCRCSYGPYARAMVRICKEESFHQRQGYELLLSLSRGTPAQRAMAQDAVDRWWWPSLMMFGPPDDESAHSAQSMAWKIKRHSNDELRRRFVDICVPQAESLGLTLPDPALRWNEERGHYDFGAIDWAEFQAVLRGDGPCNEQRLDQRRRAHEDGAWVRDAAAAHAAKHSAATPSPADTTSTDLGTTGTDRGTTGTDQNGTSTDQDGTGPREATA
- a CDS encoding DUF5819 family protein; this translates as MDSYEHEGAQRSGGRRPDSPPDTAPAPSDDRAGRAFDQPGRENDPAGAEAAADAPDGVTASPAAKAPPVDPADPADPADPAEPADPADPARSGGTGGTGGIAEAPPAPGTVGEAEGPPVSGIAALSLPYQITAAVVLGLVALVAGVHLLFVFLHVAPSNTASKQYDKRIDAWVYPEFEQNWKLFAPNPLQQNIRIQVKAELSTADGGKKTTEWIDLSADDAAAIRGNLVPGHTLQNLLRRSWDFYTGWHDNQNRATGPRGELAQAYLKRIVMLKLDQRHGLGAEVERIQVRSETALVKPPPWSKEKNDAQPVYRVLPWWNVTAEDRPLGAGIRAAGPVGPQGGTKDGAGDDVRDDAGNDVRNGERTEAAR